One Exiguobacterium sp. BMC-KP genomic window, ATCCCGTACTCGGCAATAAAGTGCATATCTCGCGTCCGTATTTGGACCTCGAGTGGCTCGCCTTTCGGTCCGATGACCGTCGTATGCAGCGATTGATACATGTTCGGCTTCGGCATCGCGATATAATCCTTGAAGCGTCCTGGCATCGGTTTATATTGCGTATGAATGATTCCGAGAACGGCGTAACAGTCCTTGATCGAATCGACGATGATCCGGACAGCCATCAAGTCATAGATTTCGCTGAACTCTTTTTTCGAGTTTTGCATTTTGTTATAAATCGAGTAAATATGCTTCGGACGTCCATCGACTTCCGCTGCGATTTGCACATCATCGAGTACTTCGTTGACCTCTTCGATGACCGAACTGACGAGTGCTTCCCGCTCCGTCCGTTTTTGTTTCATCATCGAGACGATCCGGTAGTACTGTTGCGGATTGATATAACGCAGACTGATATCCTCAAGCTCCCACTTGATCGTCGAAATCCCGAGACGATGGGCAAGCGGCGCAAAGATTTCAAGTGTCTCTTCTGCCTTTTGGACTTGCTTTTCCTTGACCATGTGTTGCAATGTCCGCATGTTGTGCAGACGGTCAGCGAGTTTGATCAAAATGACGCGAATGTCTTCTGCCATCGCGATAAACATCTTACGATGGTTTTCAGCAAGCTCTTCACGCTTTGATTTATATTTGATTTTCCCGAGTTTCGTCACGCCATCAACAAGCATCGCGACGTCAGGGCCGAATCGTTCAGTTAATTCTTCGAGTGTAATGTCCGTATCTTCGACGACATCATGAAGAAGCGCAGCGACGATCGTCGTTGCATCCAAACCAATATCGACTAAGATACCGGCAACTTGTACCGGATGAATGATGTACGGTTCCCCGGAACGGCGGAATTGACCATCATGTTCGTCCTTTGCGAATTGGTAAGCCCGTTCGATGTCTTTGACTTCAGCTTGCGTCATGTATTCCGCACATCGAGCGAGAAGGTCTTCTACATTTACGATTTGTTTGTTTGTCATCCCTTTTCCTCACCCAGTCCCCGGGATCGTCTGCAACGGAATCCCTAATATATAATTCTTATTATCGTGAAATCTTGAGAAGATGTCAAAATAAAAAGAAATACCCCCTTGGTCACCATGTACCAAGAGAGTATGTATGCTTTAGTCTTCGTAGCGAATCAATGAAAGAATATCGTATCCTTCGAGTTTCTCGCGTCCACCAAGACCATCGAGTTCAATCAAGAATCCGATTCCGGCAACCGTTCCGCCTAATTTTTCAATCATTTGGATTGTCGCTTCGATTGTACCACCTGTCGCAAGTAAGTCGTCGAGGATGACGACACGTTGTCCCGGTTGGATGGCATCTTCGTGCATCGTCAAGACATCTTTTCCGTACTCAAGACCATACTCGACACGGACTGTCTCACGCGGTAATTTTCCTTCTTTACGAACAGGAACAAATCCGATTTCCATTGCGTAAGCTGCTGGACACCCAACAACGAATCCACGAGCTTCCGGACCTGCGATGACATCTGCACCTTTGCTACGTGCGTACTCGACGAGTGCGTCGACCGATTGTTTATATGCCGGTCCATTTTGCATGAGTGATGTAATATCTTTGAAACTGATTCCTTCTTTCGGCCAGTTTTCGACCTCTTTTATATGCTGTTTGAACTCCATGTCTTTTCCTCCTGCTTCGCCGCTTCTACCAAAGTATCAAAACGCTCTTTCAACTGAGCGAGTGACGAATAAATGTATTGTTGCTCAAGCTCTTGACGCGCTTCATGACGCTGGTACGTCGGAGCTTCCGTCAGATCTCGTTTTGCAGCATTTGGGTTTACACCCGGCAGCCCGTCCTCCATTGTAACAAGAAAATCAAGTTCCGAGAATACCGAATGCATAAAGTTAATCGATCGTTTCGTCCATTTTCGCGATTTCGACAAACGTACAAGCCCCATTCGAAGCTCGTCTCGTGGACATTTCGCAAAATACTGGAAGTAATGCTTGAAGTCTTCACGCGACGGAATCGTCTCGAAATAATAACCTTCGTCCTTAAAGGCACAGTAAATCCGTTCTGCCTGTTGTACGTATGGATGAAACGCCTCTTCCTCTTCCGGCAGATCCAAGAAAACGATATTTCGTCGAACCGGACCATTCAATGGGCGTTCGGCATACTTCTCTTTTACCTCATCGGTGAAAGCAACGAACGTCGTCGTCTCGTGCGGTAAAGCGAACAGCTCACTTAAAGGACGTTTCCCCCCACGATAATCAAACACTTGGACATCTTCGACTGCGACGTCTTGAATCATCAACTGCGGTTTACGGAAGCCATTCCATTCATTGATGTTCAGACTCCCCATCAAGTGCATTTCCGATAAGGTCGAGACTTCATCGACGAGATCACCGAATCCAAATCCGATCGCGTCAAGTTCTTTCCCGTTGCCTGATAGTAGTGCTTTGACATGCGTCAAGTCGCGACCAATCCGTTTCATGTCACGAATCTTCGCTTGCTCGATGACGATCCGTGGTGCAGGATTACCCATCCCGAACGGTGCCAGTCGTTGAATATCTTCAATCAACTGAATCGAGACGTCACTGACTTGTAAACGTAGGTCGACATCGATCGTCGCGATGAAAGCATCATCCGGCAAACTGCTCGCCTGTTCATTCAACCGATGGCGTAACGCCTCGACATCATCAGAAGAAAGGGTCATCCCAGCTGCCGCTGGATGTCCTCCGAAGTGCGGCAAGATATCTTCACACTTCGTCAGTTCAGCAAACAAATCAAATGCAGGAATCGAACGTCCAGAACCCTTAGCTGTTCCTTTTTCAGCATCATGACACAGCATGATGACGGGACGATGATATTTTTCAACGAGTCGTGACGCGACGATGCCGACGACACCTGGATTCCAATCTTCCGCATCAACGACGAGTACACGGTCTTCTTTGAAGCGTTCTTCGACAAGTGCCGTTGCTTCCTCCGCAATCTGCTTAACGATATCTTGGCGTTGTTTATTTTGTTGGTCGAGCTGTTTTGCTAGATGCAGTGCTTCATCCTTACTTTCCGCTAGCAACATCTCGAGCGCTGGCATCGCAGAATCAAGACGTCCTGCTGCATTGATGCGTGGACCAAACGCAAATCCAACCGACTCTTCCGTCAGTTCGTCCTCAGTTAAACTGCAAACGTCACGTAACGCAAGGATACCTGGACGCTCACTCGCATTCAGCGCTTCAATGCCACGAATCGCCAGCAAGCGGTTTTCACCGACGAGTGGGACGAGATCGGCAATCGTTCCGAGCACTGCTAGATCGAGTAACTCGACTGGTTCACGTTCAAGGAGTGCATGCGCGACTTTAAAGGCAACACCCGCTCCAGCAAGCTTTGAGAATGGATAGTCTGGATCAACTCCCGGATGAATCAACGCAAACGCATCGGGTAACGTTTCTTTGGCTTCGTGGTGATCGGTGATAATTAAATCGACACCGAGCTCTTTGAGAACATTTGCTTCATGGATGCCGGAAATCCCACAGTCAACGGTAATGACGAGACTGAACCCTTCTTCTGCAGCCCATCGGAATGCCGCTTCGTTGGGTCCGTATCCTTCCGTGAAACGGTTCGGGATATAACACTCCGCCATGCCACCGATTTCGATCAAGGCATGCCAAAGTATCGCAGCTGAACTCACGCCATCGACGTCATAATCCCCATAAAT contains:
- a CDS encoding adenine phosphoribosyltransferase, yielding MEFKQHIKEVENWPKEGISFKDITSLMQNGPAYKQSVDALVEYARSKGADVIAGPEARGFVVGCPAAYAMEIGFVPVRKEGKLPRETVRVEYGLEYGKDVLTMHEDAIQPGQRVVILDDLLATGGTIEATIQMIEKLGGTVAGIGFLIELDGLGGREKLEGYDILSLIRYED
- the recJ gene encoding single-stranded-DNA-specific exonuclease RecJ, producing the protein MYHAKKTWLDKVIDSEQIEQLTADGTISPYVAQLLVQRGFTTREAARDFLEIDQMAFHDPFAFKDMPKVVERIQRAVNEGEMILIYGDYDVDGVSSAAILWHALIEIGGMAECYIPNRFTEGYGPNEAAFRWAAEEGFSLVITVDCGISGIHEANVLKELGVDLIITDHHEAKETLPDAFALIHPGVDPDYPFSKLAGAGVAFKVAHALLEREPVELLDLAVLGTIADLVPLVGENRLLAIRGIEALNASERPGILALRDVCSLTEDELTEESVGFAFGPRINAAGRLDSAMPALEMLLAESKDEALHLAKQLDQQNKQRQDIVKQIAEEATALVEERFKEDRVLVVDAEDWNPGVVGIVASRLVEKYHRPVIMLCHDAEKGTAKGSGRSIPAFDLFAELTKCEDILPHFGGHPAAAGMTLSSDDVEALRHRLNEQASSLPDDAFIATIDVDLRLQVSDVSIQLIEDIQRLAPFGMGNPAPRIVIEQAKIRDMKRIGRDLTHVKALLSGNGKELDAIGFGFGDLVDEVSTLSEMHLMGSLNINEWNGFRKPQLMIQDVAVEDVQVFDYRGGKRPLSELFALPHETTTFVAFTDEVKEKYAERPLNGPVRRNIVFLDLPEEEEAFHPYVQQAERIYCAFKDEGYYFETIPSREDFKHYFQYFAKCPRDELRMGLVRLSKSRKWTKRSINFMHSVFSELDFLVTMEDGLPGVNPNAAKRDLTEAPTYQRHEARQELEQQYIYSSLAQLKERFDTLVEAAKQEEKTWSSNSI